Proteins from one Zavarzinia compransoris genomic window:
- a CDS encoding NAD+ synthase, whose protein sequence is MTDRLRLTLAQIDFTVGDIAGNVARILAARDKAAAAGADLLVTSELSVTGYPPEDLVLKPAFVAEAKAALARLAAATADGGPALLVGAPWATDEGLFNAVFILDGGGIAARRDKVDLPNYGVFDEKRVFRAGALPEVVEFRGVRLGLPICEDIWTPAVTGHLAARGAEIMIVPNGSPFEAGKDDLRLDLVRARVAETGVPLIYLNQVGGQDELVFDGASFAVGADGTPSFRLPAFEEALATMDWRRGAGGWGADDGPQAERPGPLARIYGAMVLGLRDYVNKNRFPGVVLGLSGGIDSAISAAVAVDALGPERVWCVMLPSRYTSPDSLEDAALCAGMLGVRLDEVGIEPAVEAFSAMLGPVFAGRKPDITEENIQSRARGLALMAISNKFGHMVLTTGNKSEVSVGYATLYGDMCGGYSVLKDLYKTTVFALSRWRNENRPAGALGPAGLVMPERIITKPPTAELRENQKDQDSLPPYEVLDDILEALVEGEMAFEDVVARGHDPATVRRIEHLLYVAEYKRRQAAPGVKIGRKLFGRDRRYPITNGFRDAY, encoded by the coding sequence ATGACCGACCGTTTGCGCCTGACGCTTGCCCAGATCGATTTCACCGTCGGCGACATTGCCGGCAATGTCGCGCGGATCCTGGCCGCGCGGGACAAGGCCGCGGCCGCGGGGGCGGATCTCCTCGTCACCTCGGAACTGTCCGTCACCGGCTATCCGCCCGAGGACCTGGTGCTGAAGCCCGCCTTCGTCGCCGAGGCCAAGGCGGCCCTTGCCCGGCTGGCGGCGGCGACCGCCGACGGCGGCCCGGCGCTGCTCGTCGGGGCGCCCTGGGCGACGGACGAGGGGCTGTTCAATGCCGTCTTCATCCTCGATGGGGGCGGGATCGCGGCCCGGCGCGACAAGGTCGACCTGCCCAATTACGGCGTCTTCGACGAGAAGCGCGTGTTCCGCGCCGGCGCCCTGCCGGAGGTGGTCGAATTTCGCGGCGTTCGCCTCGGCCTGCCGATCTGCGAGGATATCTGGACCCCGGCGGTCACCGGCCATCTGGCGGCCCGGGGCGCCGAGATCATGATCGTGCCGAACGGCAGCCCGTTCGAGGCCGGCAAGGACGACCTGCGCCTGGATCTGGTGCGCGCCCGGGTGGCGGAGACCGGCGTGCCCCTGATCTACCTGAACCAGGTCGGCGGCCAGGACGAGCTGGTATTCGACGGCGCCAGTTTCGCCGTCGGCGCCGATGGCACGCCATCGTTCCGGCTGCCCGCCTTCGAGGAAGCGCTCGCGACCATGGACTGGCGGCGCGGGGCCGGGGGCTGGGGGGCGGACGACGGCCCGCAGGCCGAACGGCCCGGCCCGCTTGCCCGGATCTATGGCGCCATGGTGCTGGGCTTGCGCGATTACGTGAACAAGAACCGCTTTCCGGGCGTCGTGCTCGGCCTCTCCGGCGGCATCGATTCGGCGATTTCGGCCGCGGTCGCGGTCGATGCCCTGGGGCCGGAGCGGGTCTGGTGCGTCATGCTGCCGTCGCGCTATACCAGCCCGGACAGCCTGGAGGATGCGGCGCTCTGTGCCGGCATGCTGGGGGTCCGCCTGGACGAGGTGGGGATCGAGCCGGCGGTCGAGGCGTTCTCGGCCATGCTGGGCCCGGTGTTCGCGGGGCGGAAGCCCGACATCACGGAAGAGAATATCCAATCCCGCGCCCGCGGCCTGGCGCTGATGGCGATATCGAACAAATTCGGCCACATGGTGCTGACCACCGGCAACAAGTCCGAGGTTTCGGTCGGCTATGCCACGCTCTACGGCGATATGTGCGGCGGCTATTCGGTTCTGAAGGATCTCTACAAGACCACGGTCTTCGCCCTGTCGCGCTGGCGGAACGAGAACCGGCCGGCGGGGGCGCTGGGCCCGGCCGGCCTCGTGATGCCGGAACGGATCATCACCAAGCCGCCGACCGCCGAACTGCGCGAGAACCAGAAGGACCAGGACAGCCTGCCGCCCTACGAGGTGCTGGACGATATCCTAGAAGCCCTGGTCGAGGGCGAAATGGCCTTCGAGGATGTGGTCGCCCGCGGCCACGACCCGGCCACCGTGCGCCGGATCGAACATTTGCTCTATGTCGCCGAATACAAGCGTCGGCAGGCGGCGCCGGGGGTGAAGATCGGGCGCAAGCTGTTCGGCCGCGACCGCCGCTATCCGATCACCAACGGTTTCCGGGACGCCTATTGA
- the gltX gene encoding glutamate--tRNA ligase, whose amino-acid sequence MEMVAVRFAPSPTGRLHVGNARIALVNWLFARKNGGSFLFRLDDTDTERSTEEFARAIEDDLRWLGLYWDAFARESDRYARYDEAIAQLKAAGRLYPAWETAEELELRRKLQIARHRPPVYDRAACELTEADKARLTAERGAPHWRFRLDGRRVAWTDLVKGETAVDTASLSDPVLIRADGRPLYTLTSVVDDIDFAISHVIRGEDHVTNTGVQIELFEALGGTVPGFGHLSLLVDAAGAGLSKRLGALSLRSLREEEGVEAMAVNALLARLGTADPVEPAADLASLVAGFDLGRFGRAPARFDPAELQALSARVLQLMPFETVRGRLPPGADDRFWLAVRGNLARLDEAAAWWDVVAGKIDPVAVEDGAGVLAAAAGLLPAGPLTGDSWGAWTKAIGAATGARGKALFLPLRLALTGRGHGPEMKELLPLIGRDKVLHRLQCQGGQPAD is encoded by the coding sequence ATTGAGATGGTCGCCGTCCGCTTCGCGCCGAGCCCGACCGGCCGGCTTCACGTCGGCAATGCGCGCATCGCCCTGGTCAACTGGCTGTTCGCCCGGAAGAACGGCGGCAGCTTCCTGTTCCGCCTGGACGATACGGATACCGAGCGCTCGACCGAAGAATTCGCCCGCGCGATCGAGGACGACCTGCGCTGGCTGGGCCTCTATTGGGATGCTTTCGCCCGCGAGAGCGACCGCTACGCCCGCTATGACGAGGCGATCGCGCAACTGAAGGCGGCCGGCCGGCTTTACCCCGCCTGGGAAACGGCGGAAGAGCTGGAGCTTCGCCGCAAGTTGCAGATCGCCCGCCATCGCCCGCCGGTCTACGACCGCGCGGCGTGCGAACTCACCGAGGCGGACAAGGCCCGCCTGACGGCGGAACGGGGCGCGCCGCATTGGCGCTTCCGCCTCGACGGGCGGCGCGTCGCCTGGACCGACCTCGTGAAGGGCGAGACCGCGGTCGATACGGCGTCGCTTTCCGATCCGGTCCTGATCCGGGCGGACGGGCGGCCGCTCTATACCCTGACCTCGGTGGTGGACGACATCGACTTCGCCATCAGCCATGTCATCCGGGGCGAGGATCACGTCACCAACACCGGCGTCCAGATCGAATTGTTCGAGGCCCTGGGCGGGACCGTGCCCGGCTTCGGCCATCTGTCCCTGCTGGTCGATGCCGCCGGCGCCGGCCTGTCGAAACGTCTGGGCGCCCTGTCGCTGCGCTCGCTGCGGGAGGAGGAAGGGGTGGAGGCCATGGCGGTCAACGCCTTGCTGGCCCGCCTCGGCACCGCCGATCCGGTGGAACCGGCGGCGGATCTGGCAAGCCTGGTCGCGGGCTTCGACCTCGGCCGCTTCGGCCGGGCGCCGGCCCGCTTCGATCCGGCCGAACTGCAAGCGCTGTCCGCCCGCGTGCTGCAACTGATGCCGTTCGAGACGGTCAGGGGCCGCCTGCCGCCCGGCGCCGACGACCGCTTCTGGCTGGCCGTGCGCGGTAATCTCGCCCGTCTCGACGAGGCGGCGGCCTGGTGGGACGTGGTCGCGGGCAAGATCGATCCGGTCGCGGTCGAGGATGGCGCCGGCGTCCTGGCCGCGGCCGCCGGCCTGCTGCCCGCCGGCCCCTTGACCGGGGACAGCTGGGGGGCCTGGACCAAGGCGATCGGCGCGGCCACCGGGGCCCGCGGCAAGGCGCTGTTCCTGCCGCTCCGCCTTGCCCTGACCGGGCGCGGCCACGGGCCGGAAATGAAGGAATTGCTGCCCCTGATCGGGCGCGACAAGGTGCTGCACCGCCTGCAATGCCAGGGCGGGCAGCCCGCGGACTGA
- a CDS encoding GGDEF domain-containing protein — protein sequence MQFAAGELEKARALARPLCYGARISSVSHAGLNQVDILIAGLDQAGQRQVTSLRLYRSEVAPWRAVVSRPPQLAIALAVALTAGLFAYVIRLRQYRLLVEVQRRASTDGLTGVLRREEFLAGLDAALARSRLKGTTGSLLVLDLDHFKAINDRFGHAAGDEVIRKYGQHIGAGLRSGDLVGRVGGEEFMVLLPGLPKYVAAEVADRLRKRMAAHAFTFGGETVFVTASIGIASIMAVDTMDSLVERADSRLYRAKRQGRNCVVWEDEVEGDF from the coding sequence TTGCAATTCGCTGCCGGCGAGCTTGAAAAAGCCCGGGCTCTGGCACGTCCCCTCTGTTATGGCGCCAGGATCTCTTCCGTCAGCCATGCCGGCCTGAACCAGGTCGACATCTTGATCGCCGGCCTCGATCAGGCCGGGCAGCGGCAGGTGACTTCGCTCCGGCTCTACCGCAGCGAGGTCGCGCCCTGGAGGGCGGTGGTCAGCCGGCCGCCGCAACTGGCCATCGCCTTGGCCGTCGCCCTGACTGCCGGCCTGTTCGCCTATGTCATCCGCCTGCGGCAATACCGGCTTCTCGTCGAGGTGCAGCGCCGGGCCTCGACCGACGGCCTGACCGGCGTTCTCCGGCGGGAGGAGTTCCTGGCCGGCCTCGATGCCGCGCTGGCGCGAAGCCGCCTGAAAGGGACCACGGGCAGCCTGCTCGTTCTCGACCTCGATCACTTCAAGGCGATCAACGACCGTTTCGGCCATGCCGCCGGCGACGAGGTGATCCGCAAATACGGGCAGCATATCGGGGCCGGCCTTCGCTCCGGCGATCTTGTCGGCCGGGTCGGCGGCGAGGAATTCATGGTCCTGCTGCCGGGCCTGCCGAAATATGTCGCCGCGGAAGTCGCCGACCGCCTGCGCAAGCGCATGGCCGCCCATGCCTTCACCTTCGGCGGCGAGACCGTCTTCGTTACCGCGAGCATCGGCATCGCCTCGATCATGGCGGTCGATACAATGGACTCGCTGGTCGAACGCGCCGACAGCCGGCTGTACCGGGCAAAGCGACAAGGGCGCAACTGCGTGGTCTGGGAAGACGAGGTCGAGGGGGATTTTTAG
- a CDS encoding GGDEF domain-containing protein, with protein sequence MVADLRRQLAEDMLDFSLVLAGDIQAADRLERGDMRGRPLLDFDRRILHWPDGGIEACLEGIAAWQTAARPDLTRPEAEVLARPICGGDRMSTLRGDLLETTDILIAGTGADGARQVTSLRIMRGELVPWTVLVTRPGQLAIAVWVSLTAGAFGYVVRRRQYRAYMTAREKASMDALSGVLRREEFEEKLEAAVAKIKAAGGAACLLAIDLDHFKSVNDRFGHAAGDEVIRRCGQLIGGALRAGDIIGRVGGEEFMVLLPNLPKYVAAEVADRLRKRMVSQAFTFGSETVFVSTSIGVASLMAEDTVTGLSQRADRRLYMAKRRGRNCVVWEDEGDADY encoded by the coding sequence ATGGTGGCTGACCTTCGCCGTCAGCTGGCGGAAGACATGCTGGATTTCTCGCTGGTTCTCGCGGGCGATATCCAGGCCGCGGATCGCCTGGAACGGGGCGATATGCGCGGGCGGCCCCTGCTCGATTTCGATCGCCGGATCCTGCACTGGCCCGACGGCGGCATCGAGGCCTGCCTCGAGGGAATCGCGGCATGGCAGACCGCCGCGCGGCCCGACCTGACGCGTCCCGAGGCCGAGGTTCTGGCCCGTCCGATCTGCGGCGGCGACCGCATGTCGACATTGCGCGGCGATCTCCTGGAAACGACCGATATCCTGATCGCGGGAACGGGGGCGGACGGTGCCCGGCAGGTCACGTCTCTGCGCATCATGAGGGGCGAACTCGTGCCCTGGACAGTGCTGGTCACCCGGCCGGGGCAATTGGCCATCGCGGTGTGGGTCTCGCTGACGGCGGGGGCCTTCGGCTATGTGGTCCGGCGCCGGCAGTACCGGGCCTATATGACCGCGCGGGAGAAGGCGTCGATGGATGCCCTGTCCGGCGTTCTCCGGCGCGAGGAATTCGAGGAGAAGCTCGAGGCCGCGGTCGCCAAGATCAAGGCGGCGGGCGGTGCCGCCTGCCTGCTGGCGATCGATCTCGATCACTTCAAGTCGGTGAACGACCGTTTCGGCCATGCCGCCGGCGACGAGGTGATCAGGCGCTGCGGACAATTGATCGGCGGCGCGCTTCGGGCCGGCGACATCATCGGCCGGGTCGGCGGCGAGGAATTCATGGTCCTCCTGCCCAACCTGCCGAAATATGTCGCCGCCGAAGTCGCCGACCGCCTGCGCAAGCGCATGGTTTCCCAGGCCTTCACCTTCGGCAGCGAGACGGTTTTCGTCAGCACCAGCATCGGCGTTGCCTCGCTGATGGCGGAAGATACGGTCACCGGGCTCAGCCAGCGTGCCGACCGCCGCCTCTACATGGCCAAGCGCCGGGGCCGCAACTGCGTGGTCTGGGAGGACGAGGGCGACGCCGACTATTGA
- the cysS gene encoding cysteine--tRNA ligase — translation MVLVLHNGATGKREEFIPLRHDAAGMYVCGPTVYDFAHIGNARPVIVFDVLYRLLKRRYAQVRYVRNITDIDDKINARAAQSGEPIAAITARTTAAFHEDMAALGSLPPDAEPRATAHIGNMIAMIERLVERGYAYVAEGHVLFSVAAKADYGKLSNRSRDELIAGARVDVAPYKRDPADFTLWKPSDAETPGWNSPWGRGRPGWHIECSAMSLAELGKTFDIHGGGRDLVFPHHENEVAQSEAANGAPFVRYWVHNGFLTVNGEKMSKSLGNFVVVRDALAKAPGEALRLNMLSTHYRAPIDWNDEGIVRARQALDRWYGLIEKAEAHLGRAVAPLAEVPAGVEAALDDDLNTPLAIAELHGIANAGYQCGTGDALVDAATKLKAAGHALGILFQDPHQWFRWQPAGAEAGPTDDEIETLIEARKQARKNRDFAAADRIRDDLAGQGVILEDSAAGTKWKRT, via the coding sequence GTGGTTCTGGTTCTGCACAATGGCGCGACGGGCAAGCGCGAGGAATTCATTCCCCTTCGCCATGATGCGGCCGGCATGTATGTCTGCGGTCCGACCGTCTACGATTTCGCCCATATCGGCAACGCCCGCCCCGTCATCGTCTTCGACGTCCTCTACCGGCTGCTGAAGCGGCGCTATGCCCAGGTCCGCTACGTCCGCAACATCACCGACATCGATGACAAGATCAATGCCCGTGCCGCCCAGTCGGGCGAGCCGATCGCGGCGATCACGGCCAGGACGACCGCCGCCTTCCACGAGGATATGGCGGCCCTGGGCAGCCTGCCGCCGGATGCGGAACCCCGCGCCACCGCCCATATCGGCAATATGATCGCCATGATCGAACGGCTGGTCGAGCGCGGCTATGCCTATGTCGCAGAAGGCCATGTCCTGTTCAGCGTCGCCGCCAAGGCGGACTACGGCAAATTGTCGAACCGCAGCCGCGACGAATTGATCGCCGGCGCCCGCGTCGACGTCGCCCCCTATAAGCGGGACCCGGCGGATTTCACCCTGTGGAAGCCGTCCGACGCCGAGACGCCGGGCTGGAACAGCCCCTGGGGCCGGGGCCGGCCCGGCTGGCACATCGAATGCAGCGCCATGAGCCTGGCCGAACTGGGCAAGACTTTCGACATCCACGGCGGCGGCCGCGATCTCGTCTTCCCTCATCACGAGAACGAGGTGGCGCAGTCCGAAGCCGCCAATGGCGCGCCTTTCGTCCGCTACTGGGTGCATAACGGCTTCCTCACCGTGAACGGCGAGAAAATGTCGAAGAGCCTCGGCAATTTCGTCGTCGTCCGCGATGCCCTGGCCAAAGCGCCGGGGGAGGCGCTGCGCCTCAACATGCTTTCCACCCATTACCGCGCGCCGATCGACTGGAACGACGAGGGTATTGTCCGTGCCCGCCAGGCGCTGGACCGCTGGTACGGCCTGATCGAAAAGGCGGAGGCCCATCTCGGCCGCGCCGTCGCCCCCCTGGCCGAGGTGCCGGCCGGCGTCGAGGCCGCGCTGGACGACGACCTGAACACCCCGCTTGCGATCGCCGAACTCCACGGCATCGCCAATGCCGGCTATCAATGCGGTACGGGCGATGCGCTGGTCGATGCGGCGACGAAACTGAAGGCGGCGGGCCATGCCCTGGGCATCCTGTTCCAGGACCCCCACCAATGGTTCCGCTGGCAGCCGGCGGGCGCCGAGGCCGGCCCGACCGACGACGAGATCGAAACCCTGATCGAAGCGCGGAAACAGGCCCGCAAGAACCGCGATTTCGCGGCCGCCGACCGCATCCGCGACGATCTGGCCGGACAGGGCGTGATCCTGGAGGATTCCGCCGCCGGCACCAAATGGAAGCGGACTTGA
- the cimA gene encoding citramalate synthase, whose protein sequence is MSGKERLYLFDTTLRDGAQTRGVDFSVEDKRTIALALDRLGVDYVEGGWPGANPTDTAFFGSAPNLKRATFTAFGMTRRPGRSADNDPGLAALLDTSAGAICIVGKTWDFQVDVALEIPRSENIDIIADSIGHLRARGREAMLDAEHFFDGYKANPDYALECLRAAHGAGAHWVVLCDTNGGTLPHEVERITATVAERIPGIRLGIHAHNDTDNAVANSLAAIRAGARQVQGTLNGLGERCGNANLVSLIGTLCLKRDFADRFETGITADALSHLTQVSRLLDEVLNRNPNRHAPYVGQAAFAHKGGLHVSAVLKNPATYEHVPPEAVGNERQVLVSDQAGKSNILARLRDVGVELEPKDPRIDRLLDEVKEREYLGYSYDGADASFELMARRVLGQVPDYFFVDSFKVLVERRYNARRELVTVSEAIVRVQVDGQRLLSVGEGNGPVNALDAALRQDLGKYQRYIDDLELVDFKVRILQLGGGQVPDGNVSVDRWQAGTGAVTRVLIESADGAGNRWSTVGVSPNIVDASFQALTDAIVFKLYRDGAPAGTGPAE, encoded by the coding sequence ATGAGTGGCAAGGAACGGTTGTATCTCTTCGATACGACCCTGCGCGACGGCGCGCAGACCCGGGGCGTGGATTTCTCGGTCGAGGACAAGCGCACCATCGCCCTGGCCCTGGACCGGCTCGGCGTCGATTACGTCGAGGGCGGCTGGCCCGGCGCCAATCCGACCGATACCGCCTTCTTCGGTTCGGCCCCGAACCTGAAGCGTGCGACCTTCACCGCCTTCGGCATGACCCGCCGCCCGGGCCGCAGCGCCGACAACGACCCCGGCCTGGCCGCCCTGCTGGACACCAGCGCCGGCGCCATCTGCATCGTCGGCAAGACCTGGGATTTCCAGGTCGATGTCGCCCTGGAAATACCGCGCAGCGAGAATATCGACATCATCGCCGACAGCATCGGCCATCTCCGCGCCCGCGGGCGCGAGGCGATGCTGGATGCCGAGCATTTCTTCGACGGTTACAAGGCCAATCCGGACTATGCCCTGGAGTGCCTGCGCGCCGCCCATGGCGCGGGCGCCCATTGGGTGGTGCTGTGCGATACCAACGGCGGCACGCTGCCCCACGAGGTGGAGCGCATCACCGCGACCGTCGCCGAGCGCATTCCCGGCATCCGCCTCGGCATCCATGCCCATAACGATACGGATAACGCGGTGGCCAATTCGCTGGCCGCGATCCGCGCCGGCGCCCGGCAAGTCCAGGGCACGCTGAACGGCCTGGGCGAGCGCTGCGGCAATGCCAATCTGGTCAGCCTGATCGGCACCCTGTGCCTGAAGCGGGATTTCGCCGATCGCTTCGAGACCGGGATCACGGCCGATGCCCTGTCGCATCTGACCCAGGTCTCGCGCCTGCTCGACGAGGTGCTGAACCGTAATCCCAACCGTCATGCCCCCTATGTCGGCCAGGCGGCTTTCGCCCACAAGGGCGGGCTGCATGTCTCGGCGGTGCTGAAGAACCCCGCGACCTACGAGCATGTGCCGCCGGAAGCGGTCGGCAACGAGCGCCAGGTGCTGGTCTCCGATCAGGCCGGCAAGTCGAACATCCTGGCGCGGCTGCGCGACGTCGGGGTCGAGCTGGAGCCCAAGGATCCGCGCATCGACCGTCTGCTCGACGAGGTGAAGGAGCGGGAATATCTCGGCTATTCCTATGACGGCGCCGATGCCTCCTTCGAGCTGATGGCGCGCCGCGTGCTGGGGCAGGTGCCGGATTATTTCTTCGTCGACAGTTTCAAGGTCCTGGTCGAGCGGCGTTACAATGCCCGCCGCGAGCTGGTCACCGTCTCCGAGGCGATCGTCCGCGTCCAGGTCGACGGCCAGCGCCTGCTCTCGGTCGGCGAGGGCAACGGCCCGGTCAATGCGCTCGATGCGGCGCTGCGCCAGGATCTCGGCAAGTACCAGCGCTATATCGACGATCTCGAACTGGTCGATTTCAAGGTCCGCATCCTGCAACTGGGCGGCGGCCAGGTGCCGGACGGCAATGTCTCGGTCGACCGCTGGCAGGCCGGCACCGGCGCGGTGACCCGGGTGCTGATCGAAAGTGCCGACGGCGCGGGCAACCGCTGGTCCACGGTCGGGGTCTCGCCCAATATCGTCGATGCCTCGTTCCAGGCGCTGACCGACGCCATCGTCTTCAAGCTCTACCGCGACGGGGCGCCGGCGGGCACGGGGCCGGCGGAATGA
- a CDS encoding RNA methyltransferase, producing the protein MTVEDDAPRAEGATPFGVGIGSRPKPKGIGQGPKEGPGPAIILVTPQMGENIGTTARAMANFGLAELRLVAPRDGWPNERAFSAASGADWILQEAKVYPTTAAAVADLTHVYATTARDRDMVKPVVTPRRAALEFRALIDEGLRPGILFGPERTGLENDDIALAHTILSIPTSPRFWSLNLAQAVLLTAYEWHMLGVEVPEKFLRIGQTEPATQVEVQGLVDHLVAELDEAGFLRPVEKKPSMVRNIMSFIQRAEPTGQDVRTLRGVVRALTRRYQRGQPNPRRK; encoded by the coding sequence ATGACGGTCGAAGACGACGCGCCGCGCGCGGAAGGCGCCACCCCCTTCGGCGTCGGCATCGGTTCCCGGCCGAAGCCGAAGGGCATCGGCCAGGGCCCCAAGGAAGGGCCGGGGCCTGCGATCATCCTGGTCACGCCCCAGATGGGCGAGAATATCGGCACCACCGCCCGGGCCATGGCCAATTTCGGCCTGGCCGAACTGCGCCTCGTGGCCCCCCGCGACGGCTGGCCCAACGAACGCGCCTTTTCCGCCGCCTCGGGCGCCGACTGGATCCTGCAGGAGGCGAAAGTCTATCCGACCACGGCGGCCGCGGTCGCCGACCTCACCCATGTCTATGCGACGACGGCGCGCGACCGCGACATGGTGAAACCCGTGGTGACACCGCGCCGCGCCGCCCTCGAATTCCGCGCCCTGATCGACGAGGGCCTGCGCCCCGGCATCCTGTTCGGGCCGGAGCGGACGGGGCTGGAAAACGACGACATCGCGCTCGCCCATACGATCCTCAGCATCCCGACCTCGCCCCGCTTCTGGTCGCTGAACCTCGCCCAGGCGGTTCTCCTCACCGCCTACGAATGGCACATGCTGGGGGTCGAGGTACCGGAGAAATTCCTGCGCATCGGCCAGACCGAGCCGGCGACCCAGGTCGAGGTCCAGGGCCTGGTCGATCATCTGGTCGCCGAACTGGACGAGGCGGGGTTCCTGCGCCCCGTCGAGAAGAAACCCTCGATGGTGCGCAACATCATGAGTTTCATCCAGCGCGCCGAGCCGACCGGGCAGGACGTGCGCACGCTGCGCGGCGTCGTCCGGGCGCTGACCCGGCGCTACCAGCGCGGCCAGCCTAACCCCCGGCGGAAATAG
- a CDS encoding helix-turn-helix domain-containing protein, translating to MASMTARIAPDDGQRPPFATLLRRLRQERRLSQLGLALESEVAQRHISFLESGRARPGRDVVLKLSRALDLSLRTTNGLLNAAGLAAEAPETPIDAPALRLPRAALRQLLDRIDPCPAIVVDASWTVHDFNGGAGRLIAAIARPEALARSAAGRAGPNLIALLDDPDGLLVPMPDRAEVLAHLRGEAPAPGSAPPGAPFLPATFQAPLGTLAFLTILGGLASPRDITLEELKVEIFFPADDATKAWVEGGSRVCSE from the coding sequence ATGGCGTCCATGACTGCGCGCATCGCCCCCGACGACGGCCAGCGGCCCCCCTTCGCCACCCTGCTGCGCCGCCTGCGGCAGGAGCGGCGGCTCAGCCAATTGGGCCTGGCGCTCGAAAGCGAGGTCGCCCAGCGCCACATCAGCTTCCTCGAATCCGGGCGGGCGCGGCCGGGGCGCGATGTCGTGCTGAAACTGTCCCGCGCCCTGGACCTGTCGCTGCGCACCACCAACGGCCTGCTCAATGCCGCCGGGCTGGCGGCCGAGGCCCCGGAAACGCCGATCGACGCCCCGGCCCTGCGCCTGCCGCGCGCGGCGCTGCGCCAATTGCTGGACCGGATCGATCCCTGCCCGGCGATCGTGGTCGATGCCTCTTGGACGGTTCACGATTTCAACGGCGGCGCCGGCCGCCTGATCGCCGCCATCGCCCGGCCCGAAGCCCTGGCGCGCTCGGCGGCGGGCCGCGCCGGGCCCAACCTGATCGCCCTGCTCGACGATCCGGACGGGCTGCTGGTGCCGATGCCGGACCGCGCCGAGGTTCTTGCCCATCTGCGGGGCGAGGCGCCGGCGCCGGGCAGCGCACCGCCGGGGGCGCCCTTCCTGCCGGCGACGTTCCAGGCCCCGCTGGGCACGCTGGCGTTCCTCACCATCCTGGGCGGGCTAGCCAGCCCGCGCGACATCACCCTCGAGGAATTGAAGGTCGAAATCTTCTTTCCCGCCGACGACGCTACCAAGGCCTGGGTCGAGGGCGGCTCTAGAGTATGCTCGGAATGA
- a CDS encoding DUF4345 family protein: protein MPLPFASALVALLLAGMGIAAFARPAALLAPLGLAAGTADARNEIQAVYGGFGLAMAAMLVAPLWLPELGRGPALMVAAALAGMAGGRIVATLREGGIGRLPALFLGLEAAGAALLLL from the coding sequence ATGCCCCTGCCCTTTGCCTCTGCCCTGGTGGCCCTCCTGCTGGCGGGGATGGGCATCGCCGCCTTCGCCCGGCCGGCGGCCCTGCTCGCCCCGCTTGGCCTTGCCGCCGGAACCGCCGATGCCCGGAACGAGATCCAGGCGGTTTACGGCGGTTTCGGCCTGGCGATGGCGGCCATGCTGGTGGCGCCCCTGTGGCTGCCCGAGCTTGGCCGCGGGCCGGCGCTGATGGTCGCCGCCGCCCTGGCGGGCATGGCCGGCGGGCGCATCGTCGCGACCCTGCGCGAGGGCGGGATCGGCCGCCTGCCCGCCCTCTTCCTCGGCCTCGAGGCGGCCGGCGCGGCCCTGCTTCTCCTCTGA
- a CDS encoding GNAT family N-acetyltransferase, translated as MSAPELSCRRLVLRALQPEDVPGLGRLNSDPRVTRYLNTEPMTLAEATDRARRHWPDLHDGRFGLWAIARRDDGRLVGTASLDPFGDGRGAAEIAYRLLPEAWGRGLAGEAAARLIDHGFSTLGVRQVNAVAHPRNAASQSILERLGLRYTGLCRAHGFMFARLFRRDRLPPR; from the coding sequence ATGAGCGCGCCCGAGCTTTCCTGCCGCCGGCTGGTGCTGCGCGCCCTCCAGCCCGAGGATGTGCCGGGCCTCGGCCGGCTGAACAGCGATCCCCGGGTCACCCGCTACCTGAACACCGAACCGATGACCCTGGCCGAGGCGACGGACCGCGCCCGCCGCCATTGGCCCGACCTGCATGACGGCCGCTTCGGCCTGTGGGCGATCGCCCGGCGCGACGATGGGCGCCTCGTCGGCACCGCCAGCCTGGACCCCTTCGGTGACGGCCGGGGGGCGGCCGAGATCGCCTATCGCCTGCTGCCCGAAGCCTGGGGTCGCGGCCTTGCCGGGGAGGCGGCAGCGCGCCTGATCGACCATGGCTTCTCAACCCTCGGCGTGCGCCAGGTCAATGCCGTGGCCCACCCGCGCAATGCCGCCAGCCAGTCGATCCTGGAACGGCTGGGGCTGCGCTATACCGGGCTGTGCCGGGCCCATGGCTTCATGTTCGCCCGCCTGTTCCGCCGGGACCGATTACCACCCCGGTAA